One genomic segment of Pandoraea thiooxydans includes these proteins:
- a CDS encoding MBL fold metallo-hydrolase, with translation MFQTQIIAIPILPFGMVNAHLIRSEAGCVLIDTGIPGSEAKIGKALAEHGLTFRDIKLIVVTHAHTDHAGSAARVRALSGAPILAHRDDADFYSRKEPMTYCTTSWVGKLFLKTPVPHEPYDGFVPDIMMTNGHTVNLLDFGVDGIVRHTGGHTPGSIAVELSSQDMMVGDLIASGILIGGVIRKGRAIRPPFEDDPATVSRELIRMVDGGGKRFHMGHGGPLDVREVLRHAHALAKLAGDPCTSGKCGHQHH, from the coding sequence ATGTTTCAGACCCAGATCATTGCCATTCCGATCTTGCCTTTCGGCATGGTCAACGCCCATCTGATCCGCAGCGAGGCAGGCTGCGTACTCATCGACACCGGCATTCCCGGATCGGAGGCCAAGATCGGCAAGGCTCTTGCCGAACACGGCCTGACGTTTCGCGACATCAAGCTGATCGTTGTCACCCATGCTCATACCGATCACGCCGGCAGCGCGGCACGCGTGCGCGCATTGTCGGGCGCGCCCATTCTGGCGCATCGGGACGACGCGGATTTCTACAGCCGCAAGGAGCCGATGACTTATTGCACGACGAGTTGGGTCGGCAAGCTGTTTCTCAAGACGCCAGTTCCGCATGAACCATACGACGGCTTTGTCCCGGACATCATGATGACCAACGGCCACACGGTGAACCTGCTCGACTTCGGGGTTGACGGCATCGTGCGGCACACTGGCGGCCATACGCCCGGCTCGATTGCCGTGGAGTTGTCGTCCCAGGACATGATGGTCGGCGACCTGATCGCCTCAGGCATCCTTATCGGTGGTGTGATCCGAAAGGGGCGGGCAATTCGCCCGCCGTTCGAAGATGATCCCGCCACTGTATCGCGTGAACTGATTCGGATGGTGGACGGTGGCGGCAAGCGTTTTCATATGGGCCATGGTGGACCACTGGACGTTCGCGAGGTGCTGCGCCATGCCCACGCTTTGGCAAAACTGGCGGGTGATCCATGCACCTCAGGCAAGTGCGGACATCAGCACCACTAG
- a CDS encoding HD domain-containing protein: MTNHHHAAPAINGIVIPDSSLARAITEFVRDTETELLFNHSSRVYFFGALAGQQRGLSFNPELLYAATMFHDVGLMPSHSSANLRFEVDGANAARDFLQSYKLDPADIEKVWTGIALHTTPGVPEFMHPVIALTTAGVEMDVLGLTYNRYPDDIREAVVAAFPRTSAFKEDIIQAFYDGTKHKPDTTFGNVKADVIADKEPHFHRGNFCSIIRCSRWHG, encoded by the coding sequence TTGACCAACCATCATCATGCAGCGCCGGCCATCAATGGCATCGTCATCCCCGACAGCTCATTGGCACGCGCCATCACCGAGTTTGTACGCGACACCGAGACCGAGTTGCTCTTCAACCACTCGAGCCGAGTCTACTTTTTCGGCGCCCTCGCCGGACAGCAACGCGGGCTGAGCTTCAATCCGGAGCTGCTTTACGCCGCAACGATGTTCCACGATGTTGGCCTGATGCCGTCGCATAGCAGCGCCAACCTGCGTTTCGAAGTCGATGGCGCGAATGCCGCCCGCGACTTCCTGCAAAGCTACAAGCTTGATCCTGCCGACATTGAAAAGGTATGGACCGGCATCGCGCTGCACACCACGCCGGGCGTACCGGAATTCATGCATCCGGTAATCGCCCTGACCACTGCGGGCGTCGAGATGGACGTGCTGGGCCTGACCTATAACCGCTATCCCGACGACATTCGCGAGGCCGTGGTCGCCGCCTTTCCACGTACATCCGCCTTCAAGGAAGACATCATCCAGGCCTTCTACGACGGCACCAAGCATAAGCCCGATACCACATTCGGCAACGTCAAGGCAGATGTGATCGCCGATAAGGAACCGCATTTCCACCGCGGTAATTTCTGCTCCATCATCCGTTGCTCGCGCTGGCACGGCTAA
- a CDS encoding 4-oxalomesaconate tautomerase produces MQHPIPCLFMRGGTSRGPFFKADDLPADTAVRDRILLEVVGSPDPRQIDGLGGAHPLTSKAGIVSRSAKPGIDLEFLFAQLQPTSDKVDTTPNCGNMLAAVVPFALETGLIAAQGSSTTARVLTLNTGMACDVTVDTPHGYPEYEGTARIDGVPGTASPVRINFLDTAGSVCSSLLPTSRVRDRVEMGEGQVLEVTCIDNGMPMVLVHAQALGRSGDEAVDELNRDAELKAVLEALRLRCGELMGLGDVTAKNYPKMCLVSRPRAGGAISTRCFIPHMCHNAIGVLAAVTVATACVLAGSVAHEVAQESEGKVKSISIEHPSGEFNVELEIDPGDPQIVRRAALLRTARLIMRGEVMVRTRDFDNWRKR; encoded by the coding sequence ATGCAACACCCGATTCCCTGCCTGTTTATGAGGGGTGGGACCTCGCGCGGTCCATTCTTCAAGGCGGATGATTTACCCGCCGACACGGCGGTGCGCGACCGGATATTGCTCGAAGTCGTCGGTTCGCCCGATCCGCGGCAAATCGACGGTCTGGGCGGCGCCCATCCTCTGACCAGCAAGGCCGGTATCGTGAGCCGCAGTGCGAAGCCAGGCATCGACCTCGAATTCCTGTTCGCGCAATTGCAGCCGACCTCGGACAAGGTCGATACGACGCCGAACTGCGGCAACATGCTGGCCGCCGTGGTGCCGTTTGCGCTGGAGACTGGTTTAATCGCGGCGCAGGGCTCCTCGACCACGGCTCGCGTGCTGACGCTGAACACTGGAATGGCCTGTGACGTGACCGTCGATACGCCGCATGGATACCCGGAGTATGAGGGCACCGCGCGGATCGATGGAGTGCCGGGTACGGCATCGCCCGTGCGCATCAATTTTCTCGACACGGCGGGGTCGGTCTGCTCCTCGCTGTTGCCGACTAGCCGGGTGCGAGATCGCGTCGAGATGGGCGAGGGGCAGGTATTGGAGGTGACCTGTATCGACAACGGCATGCCGATGGTGCTTGTCCATGCACAGGCCTTGGGGCGTTCGGGCGACGAAGCGGTCGATGAGCTAAACCGGGATGCCGAACTCAAAGCGGTACTCGAAGCGCTCCGGCTGCGGTGCGGTGAACTGATGGGGCTGGGTGACGTCACTGCGAAAAATTACCCGAAGATGTGTCTAGTCTCGCGGCCGCGGGCTGGCGGCGCCATCTCGACGCGCTGTTTCATTCCGCACATGTGTCACAACGCGATCGGTGTACTTGCCGCGGTCACCGTGGCGACCGCTTGCGTGCTCGCAGGCAGTGTCGCACACGAGGTCGCCCAGGAGAGTGAAGGCAAAGTCAAGTCGATATCGATTGAGCATCCTTCCGGTGAGTTCAATGTCGAGTTGGAAATAGATCCAGGCGATCCGCAGATTGTGCGTCGTGCAGCGCTGCTCAGAACCGCGCGATTGATCATGCGCGGTGAAGTGATGGTGAGGACGCGGGACTTCGATAACTGGAGAAAGCGATGA
- a CDS encoding alpha/beta fold hydrolase — MNTLSNAVKLHVEDLGTNAPPLVFLHYWGGSSRTWHHVMQALTPAFRSIAIDHRGWGRSDKPSGAYTLDTLADDAQRLIDGLDLGRYILVGHSMGGKVAQLLASRHPAGLAGLVLVAPSPPSPMNLPLEIRQSMVKAYDSRESVLATVQQMLTASPLQPDDLETVVQDSLQGAPAAKAAWPLAASQEDISAQATLIRVPTLVISGEKDRVDPATVLQQELMTRIPHATLHVLPGIGHLSPLEAPGELSALIRDFATPLIAGSGEREAWQQ; from the coding sequence ATGAACACCTTATCGAACGCTGTCAAACTACATGTCGAGGATCTCGGGACAAACGCACCGCCCCTCGTATTCCTGCACTACTGGGGTGGTTCGTCGCGCACGTGGCACCATGTGATGCAGGCCCTGACGCCCGCTTTTCGCAGCATCGCGATCGATCATCGTGGCTGGGGCCGCTCGGACAAACCATCTGGCGCTTATACACTGGACACGCTGGCCGATGATGCCCAAAGGCTGATCGACGGCCTGGACCTCGGCCGTTACATCCTGGTGGGGCATTCGATGGGCGGCAAGGTCGCACAACTACTGGCGTCGCGCCACCCGGCCGGACTGGCAGGACTGGTTCTGGTGGCGCCGTCACCGCCATCGCCGATGAACCTGCCGCTTGAAATCAGGCAAAGCATGGTCAAGGCCTATGACAGCCGGGAAAGCGTCCTGGCCACGGTCCAGCAGATGCTGACGGCCAGCCCTCTTCAGCCGGACGATCTGGAAACAGTCGTGCAGGACAGTCTGCAAGGAGCGCCCGCTGCCAAAGCGGCATGGCCGCTAGCCGCCAGCCAGGAAGACATCAGCGCGCAAGCCACACTGATCCGCGTTCCGACCCTCGTCATTTCAGGCGAAAAAGACCGGGTCGATCCAGCTACGGTGCTACAGCAGGAGTTGATGACGCGCATACCGCACGCCACTTTGCACGTTCTGCCGGGCATTGGCCATCTCTCGCCCCTGGAAGCGCCAGGCGAGCTGTCAGCGTTGATCCGGGACTTTGCCACGCCGTTGATCGCTGGCAGCGGAGAACGCGAGGCATGGCAGCAATGA
- a CDS encoding phospholipase D family protein gives MLNPASSRCDYGHLLRPPPPDETGGVAYELDAAIATTYSIDLNALLVLPVSLVLGNTLEGELAGEKIALLDAISQLGGKLKVFYQNGNIHVPLEFNRLFGLLEPMLAPIVPTVQDSERSAAFSSFHPKLWLLRYVRKDWRRSTTPDPERRYRLLVMSRNLTFDRSWDLTASLDGQPSGESARSDDALALFVESLEPYASGFEPLKSMIRDLRRMQWQPPQPFRDPRMLPGGGAHIAEPDDRFGTPLNFGDAKDDLLVVSPFLDASEKKALDWLGSDVKGRRMLLSRSDSLDALGQQALSDWDCYTLNDRIVDGEEHREEEHARSQNLHAKLIVSRSGQTAHWHLGSANATIAALGGSLADTPRNTEFMLRLSGADAKVGIDVLLRQWTGDEGNHFVVPHTFTPLDVREQESDRQKLRMLAHRLIASDWKLEARGDQTSRYRLVLATNFALSNVPDGLHVNVGLLSRLGVWKPLLSGVEWNDLALTQLSALVPLQICGQDSDVKASLVIQARLVLPAGVNREDAVVRELVDTPEKFLNYVRMLLDPSPDKRRVLHADRHANEVSDLFGFDGSDALFEQLMRAAARNPEHLERVGQLVKRLDKLKMVVPKVFFDLWLHFAPLARNRR, from the coding sequence ATGCTGAATCCCGCATCCAGTCGCTGCGACTACGGTCACCTGCTGCGGCCTCCCCCGCCTGACGAGACCGGCGGCGTCGCGTATGAGCTCGACGCTGCAATTGCAACTACCTATTCGATCGATCTCAACGCACTGCTGGTGCTGCCCGTGTCGCTGGTGCTCGGCAACACGCTCGAAGGTGAGCTCGCCGGTGAGAAAATCGCGCTGCTCGACGCGATCAGCCAACTGGGCGGCAAGCTGAAGGTGTTCTATCAGAACGGCAACATCCACGTGCCACTGGAGTTCAACCGGCTCTTCGGTCTGCTGGAGCCAATGCTCGCTCCAATCGTGCCGACCGTGCAGGACAGCGAGCGCAGCGCGGCATTTTCGTCGTTTCATCCGAAGCTATGGCTGCTACGCTACGTGCGAAAAGACTGGCGCAGATCAACCACACCCGACCCGGAGCGCAGATACCGGCTGCTCGTCATGAGCCGCAACTTGACGTTCGACCGCAGTTGGGATTTGACGGCAAGCCTCGACGGCCAACCATCGGGCGAGTCGGCGCGCAGCGACGACGCGCTTGCGTTGTTCGTCGAATCGCTGGAACCATATGCATCAGGCTTCGAGCCGCTGAAATCGATGATCCGCGATCTGCGGCGCATGCAATGGCAGCCACCGCAACCGTTCCGCGACCCTCGCATGCTGCCTGGCGGCGGTGCGCACATCGCAGAACCTGACGATCGCTTTGGCACTCCGCTGAACTTCGGCGATGCGAAGGACGATCTGCTTGTAGTGTCGCCGTTTCTCGATGCATCGGAGAAGAAGGCACTCGACTGGCTTGGCAGCGATGTGAAAGGTAGGCGCATGCTGCTGAGCCGTAGCGACTCGCTGGATGCGCTCGGGCAGCAGGCACTCTCGGACTGGGACTGCTACACGCTGAACGATCGCATTGTCGATGGCGAGGAGCATCGCGAGGAGGAACACGCACGCAGCCAGAATCTTCATGCGAAGCTGATCGTGAGCCGTAGCGGACAGACCGCGCACTGGCACCTCGGCTCGGCGAACGCGACGATTGCCGCACTGGGTGGATCGCTTGCGGACACACCACGCAACACCGAATTCATGTTGCGACTGAGCGGCGCCGACGCGAAGGTCGGCATTGACGTGTTGTTGCGGCAATGGACCGGCGATGAAGGCAACCATTTCGTGGTACCGCACACGTTCACGCCGCTCGACGTCCGCGAACAGGAGTCGGACCGCCAAAAGCTGCGCATGCTTGCGCACCGCTTGATCGCCTCCGACTGGAAGCTCGAAGCGCGCGGGGACCAGACCAGCCGCTATCGTCTCGTGCTGGCGACGAACTTCGCGCTGTCTAACGTTCCGGACGGCTTGCACGTGAATGTTGGCCTGCTGAGCCGGTTGGGCGTCTGGAAGCCGCTGCTGAGCGGCGTCGAATGGAACGATCTCGCGCTGACGCAGTTGAGCGCGCTCGTGCCGCTACAAATCTGCGGGCAAGACAGCGACGTCAAGGCATCGCTGGTCATCCAGGCGCGTCTAGTCCTGCCGGCTGGCGTCAATCGCGAGGACGCCGTGGTGCGCGAACTCGTTGACACGCCTGAGAAGTTCCTCAACTACGTGCGCATGCTGCTGGATCCGTCTCCCGACAAACGCCGGGTGTTGCACGCCGACCGTCATGCCAACGAAGTCTCCGACTTGTTCGGCTTCGACGGCAGCGACGCGCTGTTCGAACAGTTGATGCGGGCGGCGGCGCGCAATCCCGAGCATCTGGAACGCGTCGGCCAGCTCGTCAAGCGGTTGGACAAGCTGAAGATGGTTGTGCCGAAAGTCTTTTTCGATTTGTGGCTCCACTTCGCGCCTCTCGCAAGGAATCGTCGATGA
- a CDS encoding LysR family transcriptional regulator — protein MDLRQIEYFVHVAELGSFTRAASFLSIAQPVLSRQVRALELEFRQALLERNGRGVTLTEPGKRLLDHGRSLLAQAERIQSDMEDGRDEPSGRLVVALPPSVSSALTTPLVRQFHRQFPKARLCILEGLSAYGQEWLATGRADCAVLYTAATSPAIDLLPILSEALYLISRRSMRDGMVGTPEPVELTTLAECQLVMPSRPHAIRVLVENVMAQVSLKPNVALEIESIPAILNLVRDEGLYAVLSLKALASMGQYDIFDARPIGTPPLQTTLWTATSAQRPRSPLLDQAIPMLRQTLIDTWRDPVTAGAVL, from the coding sequence ATGGATTTGCGCCAAATCGAATACTTCGTGCATGTCGCCGAACTAGGCAGTTTCACGCGGGCGGCAAGCTTCCTGTCGATCGCTCAGCCAGTGCTGAGCCGCCAAGTGCGCGCGCTTGAACTGGAATTCCGTCAGGCTTTACTTGAACGCAACGGACGGGGCGTGACGCTGACCGAGCCAGGCAAACGGCTGCTCGATCACGGCCGGAGTCTTCTTGCCCAGGCCGAGCGCATTCAGTCCGACATGGAAGATGGACGCGACGAGCCTAGCGGACGACTTGTCGTCGCGTTGCCGCCAAGCGTGAGCTCGGCGCTGACCACGCCGCTCGTACGCCAATTTCACCGACAGTTTCCGAAAGCCAGACTCTGCATCCTGGAGGGGCTGTCCGCCTATGGCCAAGAATGGCTTGCGACGGGCCGCGCAGACTGCGCCGTGCTCTATACTGCCGCGACATCGCCAGCCATTGACCTGCTGCCCATTCTGAGCGAAGCGCTCTATCTGATATCCCGGCGCTCGATGCGTGACGGCATGGTAGGCACACCGGAACCTGTGGAATTGACGACGCTGGCGGAATGTCAGTTGGTCATGCCGAGCCGCCCACATGCAATCCGCGTGCTGGTGGAAAACGTCATGGCTCAGGTTTCGCTCAAGCCCAACGTCGCGCTGGAAATCGAGAGCATTCCCGCGATCCTAAATCTGGTCCGCGACGAGGGTCTGTACGCCGTGCTCTCCCTGAAGGCGCTCGCGTCGATGGGACAGTACGACATATTCGACGCGCGGCCAATCGGAACGCCTCCGCTACAGACAACTTTGTGGACGGCCACCTCGGCTCAGCGGCCGAGAAGTCCGCTGCTCGATCAGGCCATACCGATGCTTCGGCAGACGTTGATCGATACGTGGCGGGATCCGGTAACTGCGGGCGCGGTGCTGTAA
- a CDS encoding GlxA family transcriptional regulator, whose translation MANREVAVVIFEGVQALDVAGPLDVFMTANGFLPEEDHYHCVLVAGSTQRLRSANGMWMVADLSFAQAERAFHTVLVAGGQCLPASAPDDAMSAWLRRWGVAAQRYGSICTGAFALGHAGLLDNRTVTTHWLCSEQLATQFPAARVEHDRIYARDDRLVTSAGVTAGIDLSLALVGEDHGPALSLACAKALVVVAQRQGGQSQFSPLLISVRDPETPLGKVQTYVMEHVREAFPVERLADIGGVSPRSIARLFVSELGVTPHEYVEGVRLDQARNLLESTEAALKTVAFDCGFTSPDQMRSAFQRRLNVTPQQYRGSFRTA comes from the coding sequence ATGGCAAACAGAGAGGTTGCAGTCGTCATTTTCGAGGGCGTTCAGGCGCTTGACGTAGCCGGTCCGCTTGATGTCTTCATGACGGCCAATGGCTTCTTGCCGGAAGAAGACCATTACCACTGCGTTCTGGTCGCGGGCAGCACACAGCGCTTGCGCAGTGCCAATGGAATGTGGATGGTCGCTGATCTGAGCTTCGCTCAGGCAGAGCGTGCTTTTCACACGGTTCTGGTGGCAGGAGGCCAGTGCCTTCCCGCAAGTGCACCCGATGATGCCATGTCGGCGTGGCTGAGACGATGGGGTGTTGCGGCCCAGCGTTATGGGTCGATTTGCACTGGCGCTTTTGCGCTGGGACATGCGGGGCTTCTCGACAACCGAACCGTCACGACTCATTGGCTTTGTTCGGAGCAGCTTGCAACGCAGTTCCCCGCAGCGCGGGTAGAGCATGACCGGATCTATGCGCGTGACGATCGTCTGGTGACGTCCGCCGGCGTGACGGCTGGTATTGACCTCAGCCTTGCTTTGGTTGGAGAAGATCACGGACCTGCGCTATCGCTTGCATGCGCCAAGGCACTCGTGGTCGTTGCGCAACGCCAGGGAGGCCAATCCCAATTCAGCCCGTTGCTAATCTCCGTCCGCGACCCGGAAACGCCGCTGGGAAAAGTGCAGACCTATGTCATGGAGCATGTCCGCGAGGCCTTTCCGGTTGAACGGCTCGCTGATATTGGCGGCGTAAGTCCGCGCAGTATTGCGCGTCTTTTCGTGAGTGAACTCGGTGTAACGCCGCATGAATATGTGGAAGGGGTACGCCTAGATCAGGCTCGCAACCTGCTGGAGTCCACGGAGGCCGCCCTGAAGACCGTCGCTTTCGACTGCGGTTTTACCAGTCCCGATCAAATGCGGAGCGCCTTTCAGCGGCGACTCAACGTCACACCGCAGCAATATCGAGGGAGTTTCAGAACCGCGTAA
- a CDS encoding amidohydrolase family protein, whose translation MIIDCHGHYTTAPAALDAWRKQQIAGLTDPGRAPRASDLRISDDELRASISGNQLKQMLERGIDLTIFSPRASFMAHHIGDLETSRTWAAICNELCCRVAELFPEHFIGAAMLPQSLGADPKTCVPELERCVNEYGFVAVNLNPDPSGGHWKSPPLSDRHWYPLYEKMVEYDIPAMVHVSTSCNACFHTTGAHYLNADTTAFMQCLTSDLFRDFPTLRFVIPHGGGAVPYHWGRFRGLAQALDRPPLETHLLKNVFFDTCVYHQAGVDLLTKVIPVDNILFASEMIGAVRGIDPQTGFHFDDTRRYIDAAASLKKEDRQKIYETNARRVYPRLDAALRARTEILA comes from the coding sequence ATGATTATCGATTGCCATGGACACTACACGACGGCCCCGGCCGCGCTGGATGCATGGAGAAAGCAGCAAATCGCCGGTCTTACCGATCCGGGCCGCGCGCCGCGGGCGAGCGATCTGCGGATTAGCGACGACGAACTGCGGGCATCGATCTCCGGAAACCAATTGAAGCAGATGCTCGAACGCGGCATCGACCTGACCATCTTTTCGCCGCGCGCGAGTTTCATGGCCCATCACATCGGCGATCTGGAGACGAGCCGGACGTGGGCAGCCATCTGCAACGAGCTGTGCTGCCGGGTCGCCGAGCTGTTTCCTGAGCACTTCATCGGCGCGGCCATGCTGCCGCAGTCACTCGGCGCCGACCCGAAGACCTGCGTCCCTGAACTCGAGCGCTGCGTCAACGAATATGGTTTCGTCGCCGTCAATCTGAACCCCGATCCGTCGGGAGGCCACTGGAAGTCGCCGCCGCTGTCGGATCGGCACTGGTATCCGCTCTACGAGAAGATGGTCGAGTACGACATCCCGGCAATGGTGCACGTCTCGACGAGCTGCAACGCATGCTTCCATACGACGGGAGCTCATTATCTGAACGCCGACACCACTGCGTTCATGCAGTGCCTTACGTCAGATCTGTTCCGCGATTTTCCGACGCTGCGCTTTGTGATTCCGCACGGCGGTGGTGCGGTGCCATATCACTGGGGCCGCTTCCGCGGTCTTGCGCAGGCGCTCGATCGTCCGCCACTCGAAACGCATCTGCTGAAGAACGTGTTCTTCGATACTTGCGTCTATCACCAGGCGGGCGTCGATTTGCTGACCAAGGTTATCCCGGTCGACAACATTCTGTTCGCCAGCGAGATGATTGGCGCAGTGCGCGGCATCGATCCGCAGACCGGCTTTCATTTCGACGATACGCGCCGCTACATCGATGCGGCCGCGAGCCTCAAGAAAGAAGATCGACAAAAGATCTACGAAACCAACGCGAGACGCGTCTATCCGCGCCTTGATGCCGCACTAAGGGCGAGAACGGAGATACTGGCATGA
- a CDS encoding alpha/beta fold hydrolase: MTISNVILVHGAWADGSSWAKIIPLLAAKGMSVTAVQLPLTSFEADVAAVGRAIALVQGDVVLVGHSYAGAVIGQAGNAAKVKRLVYIDAFAPDAGESAGSLFAQFEAAPLNDEIRPDAQGFLSLTPKGVATLFAQDLDPVEQTVVHATQGPINGAALGGTLTQAAWRSRPTFYLIGEEDQAILRVEQERMAARMNATIRRVASSHVPMLSHPAVVTDFILQAAA; encoded by the coding sequence ATGACTATCTCTAACGTCATCCTCGTACATGGCGCCTGGGCCGATGGCTCCAGCTGGGCCAAGATCATTCCGCTGCTGGCCGCAAAGGGTATGAGTGTCACTGCCGTTCAGCTCCCCCTCACCAGCTTCGAGGCCGATGTCGCGGCGGTAGGACGTGCCATCGCGCTGGTGCAGGGAGATGTGGTTCTGGTGGGGCACAGCTATGCCGGTGCCGTGATCGGCCAGGCCGGCAACGCCGCCAAGGTCAAACGACTGGTCTACATCGATGCCTTCGCGCCAGATGCGGGGGAGTCCGCCGGATCGCTCTTCGCCCAGTTCGAGGCAGCCCCGCTCAATGACGAGATCAGGCCCGACGCGCAAGGCTTCCTGTCGCTCACGCCCAAGGGCGTCGCCACCCTGTTCGCACAAGATCTCGATCCCGTCGAGCAGACGGTGGTCCATGCCACGCAAGGCCCGATCAATGGCGCGGCGCTCGGCGGCACACTGACACAGGCCGCATGGCGCAGCCGTCCAACTTTCTACCTGATTGGCGAGGAAGATCAGGCCATCCTGCGTGTGGAGCAGGAACGCATGGCCGCGCGCATGAATGCGACGATCAGGCGTGTTGCGTCCAGTCATGTGCCGATGCTGTCGCATCCCGCCGTCGTCACCGACTTCATCCTTCAGGCTGCCGCCTGA
- a CDS encoding DUF6361 family protein has product MSSVGWIDFSSTDRERVNGVLALLSEAGTLDELGIGQLRDAFSDSLFPGFSTIQTRAKYFVTVPQIFADYWALTPKERRRRSLESYLKESEDHLAERLVHNHETDQTERGEPFPVGIIGKERVGKGGASRRPSSAYWTGLRKFGLVDTELSIAEFCRSASEQQTADRLLCDSAEFDSGEDDDVMKRRHLVATVPRRSRDWHEDIRIGLTRPEAELLYSKLRYVEALKHSVPAQLINTDLFRDGTILGAEDFEALSHALQALPQVSEICRTTARNAARFSKAFLGAHLRFNYLIAMKLEQIERAEELSQEFDDWRAEAIDDDLFNAKTVDEWLSPSIALQVGVSTNTRRFIRRWHESMSADNTPTERLDALVREQADANKGNRSLLQRSLPADTGWVGISTLQYRWPQARQILTDIREGLAC; this is encoded by the coding sequence TTGAGCAGCGTTGGATGGATTGATTTCTCTTCGACCGACCGCGAAAGGGTGAACGGCGTCCTTGCGCTGTTGAGTGAAGCCGGCACGCTCGACGAACTCGGTATTGGTCAGTTGCGCGACGCGTTCTCCGATAGTCTTTTCCCAGGCTTCTCGACAATTCAGACGCGGGCGAAATATTTTGTCACCGTGCCGCAGATTTTCGCCGACTATTGGGCGCTGACGCCGAAGGAGCGGCGCCGCCGCTCTCTGGAGTCGTATCTGAAGGAATCGGAAGACCATCTGGCCGAACGGCTAGTACACAATCACGAGACGGATCAGACGGAACGAGGCGAACCGTTTCCGGTTGGCATCATCGGCAAAGAGCGGGTCGGCAAGGGCGGAGCTTCGCGGCGGCCGTCGTCGGCATACTGGACCGGCCTGCGCAAGTTCGGCCTCGTCGATACCGAGCTGTCGATCGCCGAATTCTGCCGCAGCGCAAGCGAACAGCAAACGGCCGACCGTCTGCTGTGCGACAGCGCGGAGTTCGACAGCGGCGAAGACGACGATGTGATGAAGCGCCGGCACCTGGTTGCCACCGTGCCGCGCCGCAGCCGCGACTGGCACGAAGACATTCGGATCGGGCTGACGCGCCCGGAAGCCGAACTGCTCTACAGCAAACTCCGTTACGTTGAAGCGCTAAAGCACAGCGTCCCAGCTCAACTGATCAACACGGATCTGTTTCGCGACGGCACAATACTCGGCGCCGAAGATTTCGAAGCGCTCAGCCACGCTCTTCAAGCGTTACCGCAAGTGTCCGAGATCTGCCGTACGACCGCGCGCAATGCCGCCCGATTCAGCAAGGCATTTCTCGGCGCACATCTGCGATTCAACTATCTGATAGCGATGAAGCTCGAACAGATTGAGCGTGCCGAAGAGCTGAGTCAGGAATTCGACGACTGGCGCGCCGAAGCGATAGACGACGATCTCTTTAATGCCAAGACCGTCGACGAATGGTTATCGCCGTCCATCGCGTTGCAGGTTGGCGTCAGTACCAACACACGCCGCTTCATTCGGCGTTGGCACGAATCCATGAGCGCCGATAACACGCCCACAGAACGGCTCGATGCACTGGTGCGCGAACAAGCGGACGCCAACAAGGGCAACCGTTCGCTCTTGCAACGCTCGCTACCCGCGGACACCGGGTGGGTCGGCATCTCTACGCTGCAATATCGCTGGCCGCAGGCAAGGCAGATCCTCACGGACATTCGGGAGGGGCTCGCATGCTGA